In a single window of the Dreissena polymorpha isolate Duluth1 chromosome 3, UMN_Dpol_1.0, whole genome shotgun sequence genome:
- the LOC127873487 gene encoding putative transferase CAF17 homolog, mitochondrial gives MGIHILQVFQQQQKMCGRCLTRLLMIQLRNRQFLSNSAASPVYHLKSRGLIKVQGQDTVPFLQGLVTNDVSLLGSEVRSQYSMLLNVQGRVICDLMLYTASVVQGQESTVLMECDRTLMEQVISTLKKYKIRRKVSVEDICGSHRVLSSCDPAVSIVPGGEAITVTDPRVPAFGSRIIINNDSPIEIDISEDERGYHERRLQWGIPEGVHDLPPGSALPLEGNLVYMNGVSFSKGCYLGQELTARTHHTGVTRKRLMPVVFDRDPGSIEPGQDILNASTKSVGKFRSVIGQYGIGLMRVAEISGELTLANKSGETIYLNAVKPNWWPNEGV, from the exons ATGGGAATTCATATACTCCAAGTGTTTCAACAACAGCAAAAGATGTGTGGCAGATGTCTAACAAGATTATTG ATGATACAACTGCGGAACAGGCAATTCTTATCAAATTCTGCTGCCTCACCAGTATATCATCTAAAATCCAGAGGGCTTATTAAAGTTCAAGGCCAGGACACAGTCCCCTTTCTGCAAGGGCTGGTTACAAATGATGTGTCTCTGCTTGGGTCAGAGGTCAGATCACAGTATTCCATGCTCCTTAATGTACAG GGCCGTGTGATATGTGATCTGATGCTGTACACGGCCAGTGTTGTCCAGGGTCAAGAGAGCACAGTGCTTATGGAGTGTGACAGGACACTGATGGAGCAAGTCATAAGTACGCTGAAAAAGTACAAGATAAGGAGAAAG GTTTCTGTGGAGGATATATGTGGGAGTCACAGAGTATTGTCCAGTTGTGACCCTGCTGTATCCATTGTCCCCGGAGGAGAGGCTATAACGGTTACAGATCCCAGGGTGCCTGCATTCGGATCTAGaattatcataaataatg ATTCTCCCATTGAGATTGACATCTCAGAGGATGAGAGGGGCTACCATGAACGCCGTCTGCAGTGGGGGATACCAGAGGGGGTACATGATCTGCCTCCTGGGAGTGCTCTCCCCTTGGAGGGTAACCTCGTCTACATGAACGGAG TGAGTTTCTCCAAGGGTTGTTACCTGGGTCAAGAGCTGACAGCCCGGACTCATCACACAGGAGTTACCAGGAAACGTCTCATGCCCGTAGTCTTTGACAG agaCCCCGGGTCCATTGAACCAGGCCAAGACATTCTCAATGCCAGTACCAAGTCAGTAGGCAAGTTCCGAAGTGTGATTGGTCAATATGGCATTGGACTTATGAGAGTTGCTGAGATTTCAGGGGAGCTAACTTTAGCCAATAAGTCAGGGgagacaatttatttaaatgctGTTAAACCAAATTGGTGGCCAAATGAGGGGGTTTGA